In Pseudanabaena yagii GIHE-NHR1, the following proteins share a genomic window:
- a CDS encoding SulP family inorganic anion transporter, which yields MTNPHSIAPFPLTSRPHGLARWIPLIAVLRNYKRSWLMQDIGAGLALTAILIPAGMGYAEATNLSAIYGLYATIIPLIAYAIFGPSRILVLGPDSALIPLISATVIPLANGDPIKAIAIAGMLAILSGGMCIIAGIARFGFVTDLISKPIRYGYLNGIALSVIISQLPKIFGFSISANSMGAELSAFIQNVHDGKTNYTAFAIGAACLFVILVLKHIAPKISGVLIAVVGATIISSLFDLSHQAGISVIGVLPQGLPTLQIPNITPLDFQTLLSSGLAIALVSFADMSLLSRTFAIRGGYKVERNQELIALGIANIAAGLFQGFSVSSSASRTPVAEAAGAKTQITGIVGAICIAIVLLFAPMLLQNLPQSALSAVVISAGIAIFEISGTLRLYKLRRFEFALSIVCFAGVAFLGVIQGIFIAVGLALLAFVWSAWRPHYAVLGRVDGIKGYHDVSRHPEARRIPGLVIFRWDAPLFFANAETFCEHVMQAVVTAPTITNWVLVAAEPVTDIDLTAADAIAELDKTLCQAGIELCFAEMKGPTKDRLKRYGLFNTLGKENFFPTIGQAVDAYLEINQVEWKDWDE from the coding sequence TTGACCAATCCTCACTCGATCGCTCCTTTTCCTCTCACATCACGTCCCCATGGATTAGCACGATGGATACCATTAATTGCTGTATTGCGGAATTACAAACGATCTTGGCTGATGCAGGACATTGGCGCAGGGTTAGCGCTGACAGCAATTTTGATCCCCGCAGGAATGGGATATGCCGAGGCTACTAACTTATCCGCGATTTATGGACTCTATGCCACCATTATTCCCTTAATTGCCTATGCTATTTTTGGTCCCAGTCGGATTTTGGTACTAGGTCCCGACTCTGCACTGATTCCATTAATTTCGGCAACTGTGATCCCACTAGCGAATGGAGATCCCATCAAGGCGATCGCGATCGCAGGTATGTTAGCCATTCTTTCGGGGGGAATGTGCATTATCGCTGGCATCGCCCGATTTGGTTTTGTTACTGATTTAATTTCTAAACCCATTCGCTATGGATATCTCAATGGCATTGCTCTAAGCGTCATTATTAGTCAATTACCTAAAATATTTGGCTTCTCTATCAGTGCAAATTCGATGGGAGCAGAACTGAGTGCTTTTATCCAGAATGTCCATGATGGCAAAACGAATTACACGGCTTTTGCGATCGGTGCAGCTTGTTTATTCGTAATTCTAGTTTTGAAACATATTGCACCTAAAATTTCAGGGGTATTAATAGCTGTAGTTGGTGCAACCATTATTAGCTCGCTATTTGACCTGTCTCATCAGGCGGGGATATCTGTAATTGGAGTATTGCCACAGGGATTACCAACATTGCAGATCCCTAATATTACGCCATTGGATTTTCAAACTTTATTATCGAGTGGCTTAGCGATCGCCTTAGTTTCCTTTGCGGATATGAGCTTACTGTCACGGACTTTTGCGATTAGGGGGGGATATAAAGTCGAACGCAATCAAGAATTAATTGCCCTTGGAATTGCCAATATTGCCGCAGGATTATTTCAAGGTTTTTCGGTTAGTAGTAGTGCCTCGCGTACACCAGTTGCTGAGGCAGCAGGAGCCAAAACGCAAATTACAGGAATTGTTGGGGCAATTTGCATTGCGATCGTGTTATTATTTGCGCCCATGCTCTTGCAAAATTTGCCCCAATCAGCGCTTAGTGCAGTAGTGATTTCGGCGGGGATTGCCATTTTCGAGATTTCGGGGACATTGCGGCTTTATAAGTTACGGCGATTTGAGTTTGCCCTATCAATTGTTTGTTTTGCAGGGGTAGCCTTTCTAGGAGTGATTCAAGGGATTTTCATTGCGGTTGGCTTAGCTCTGTTGGCATTTGTGTGGAGTGCATGGCGACCACATTATGCAGTGTTAGGACGAGTTGATGGGATTAAGGGCTATCACGATGTTTCGCGTCATCCTGAAGCTAGACGGATTCCTGGTTTGGTAATTTTTCGCTGGGATGCACCATTATTTTTTGCTAATGCAGAAACCTTTTGCGAACATGTCATGCAAGCTGTAGTGACTGCACCCACGATCACCAATTGGGTTCTAGTTGCCGCAGAGCCTGTAACTGATATCGATCTAACGGCGGCAGATGCGATCGCTGAACTTGACAAAACCCTCTGCCAAGCGGGCATCGAGTTATGTTTTGCAGAAATGAAGGGGCCAACTAAAGATCGTCTAAAGCGCTATGGACTGTTTAATACATTGGGCAAAGAAAACTTTTTTCCCACAATTGGGCAAGCCGTAGATGCTTATTTAGAAATCAATCAGGTGGAATGGAAAGACTGGGATGAATAA